A genomic window from Punica granatum isolate Tunisia-2019 chromosome 2, ASM765513v2, whole genome shotgun sequence includes:
- the LOC116196105 gene encoding LRR receptor-like serine/threonine-protein kinase ERL1 isoform X2 — protein MADDTFFRHRGNARLLLWLWLSVAVFSVFCPLAAALIDEGKGLMKVKASFSDVANVLLDWDDVHNTDFCSWRGVACDNFSLSVVSLNLSNLNLGGEISPAIGDLRNLQSIDFQGNKLTGQIPDEIGDCSTLIHLDLSDNLLYGDIPYSISNLKQLEFLNLKNNQLTGPIPSSVTQIPNLKTLDLARNLLTGEIPRLLYWNEVLQYLGLRGNLLTGTLSPDMCQLTGLWFFDVRGNNLTGTIPENIGNCTSFEILDISYNQITGEIPYNIAFLQVATLSLQGNRLTGKIPEVIGLMQALAVLDLSENELVGPIPPILGNLSFTGKLYLHGNKLTGPIPPELGNMSKLSYLQLNDNHLTGTIPAELGKLDQLFELNLANNYLEGPIPDNISSCMALNQFNVHGNRLNRSIPSGFRNLRSLTYLNLSANNFRGRIPTDLGRIINLDTLDLSSNDFSGPVPPSIGGLEHLLTLNLSRNHLDGPLPAGFGNLRSIQIIDMSFNNLSGTIPAELGQLQNILSLILNNNKLRGDIPDQLTNCFSLLILNVSYNNLSGIIPPNRNFTRFPPNSDKDILFSFIGNAFLCGNWLGSICGPSVTKSQAFLSRTAVICMVLGFVTLFSMILVAIYKSKQRSIVKKPSKNIHGPPKLVILHMDMAIRTFDDIMRITENFSEKYIVGYGASSTVYKCVLKSSRPIAIKRLYSQYQNNSQEFETELETIGSIRHRNIVSLHGYALSPHGNLLFYDFMENGSLWDLLHGPSKKVKLDWDTRLKIAVGAAQGLAYLHHDCDPRIIHRDIKSSNILLDENFEAHLSDFGIAKCIPSAKTHASTYVLGTIGYIDPEYARTSRLTEKSDVYSFGIVLLELLTGKKAVDNESNLLQMILSKADDNTIMDAVDPEVSVTCMDISHVKKVFQLALLCTKRLPSDRPSMHEVARVLVSLVPPPATKKPTPVPLKRIDYARFVIDNQGQQQQLTTNHQNNSSDAQWFLRFREVVSKNTF, from the exons CGATGTGCACAACACGGATTTCTGCTCATGGCGCGGTGTCGCCTGTGACAACTTCAGCCTCTCTGTCGTCTCTCT GAATCTGTCCAACTTGAACTTGGGAGGCGAGATTTCCCCTGCCATCGGTGATCTTAGGAACTTGCAGTCCAT AGATTTCCAGGGGAATAAGTTGACGGGTCAAATCCCAGATGAAATTGGAGATTGTTCGACTCTGATACACTT GGATTTGTCCGACAACTTGCTTTATGGAGATATTCCGTACTCAATTTCCAACCTTAAGCAGCTTGAATTCTT GAACCTGAAGAACAACCAGTTAACTGGACCTATTCCTTCAAGTGTTACTCAGATTCCTAATCTGAAAACTCT TGATCTTGCTCGGAACCTGCTTACTGGTGAGATACCTCGGCTACTCTACTGGAATGAAGTTCTGCAATACCT TGGCCTACGTGGGAATTTGCTCACTGGAACATTGTCTCCCGATATGTGCCAGCTGACAGGACTTTGGTTCTT TGATGTAAGGGGGAACAATTTGACTGGTACCATTCCTGAGAACATTGGCAACTGTACGAGCTTTGAAATCTT GGATATTTCATACAATCAGATAACTGGAGAGATCCCTTACAACATTGCCTTCCTCCAAGTTGCTACCCT GTCACTGCAGGGTAACAGGCTAACAGGGAAAATACCAGAGGTCATTGGTTTGATGCAAGCTCTCGCCGTTCT GGACTTGAGCGAGAATGAGTTGGTTGGACCGATTCCCCCCATACTCGGCAACCTGTCTTTTACTGGCAAATT gTACCTCCATGGGAATAAACTCACTGGTCCTATTCCCCCAGAGCTCGGCAACATGTCAAAACTAAGCTATTT GCAGTTGAATGATAATCACCTAACTGGGACCATTCCAGCAGAACTTGGGAAGCTTGATCAGTTGTTTGAATT GAACCTGGCCAACAACTATCTTGAAGGACCTATCCCAGATAACATAAGCTCATGCATGGCACTGAATCAATT CAACGTCCATGGCAATCGCCTGAACAGATCTATTCCATCAGGGTTCCGGAATCTCAGGAGCTTGACTTACCT CAATCTGTCAGCAAACAATTTTAGGGGCAGGATACCTACAGATCTGGGTCGCATCATCAATCTTGATACACT GGACCTCTCAAGTAACGATTTCTCAGGACCTGTACCACCTTCCATCGGTGGACTGGAACATCTACTCACATT GAACCTGAGCAGAAATCATCTTGATGGCCCATTGCCAGCCGGATTTGGGAATCTTAGGAGCATACAGATTAT AGACATGTCATTCAACAATCTCTCCGGCACCATACCTGCTGAACTGGGGCAGTTGCAGAACATCTTATCTCT GATTTTGAATAACAACAAGTTGCGTGGTGACATTCCCGATCAGTTGACCAATTGTTTCAGTCTTCTGATTCT AAATGTCTCCTACAACAACTTATCGGGCATCATACCCCCTAATCGCAACTTTACACGGTTTCCGCCTAATAG TGACAAAGATATTCTCTTCAGCTTCATTGGAAATGCTTTTCTATGCGGCAATTGGTTGGGATCCATATGTGGACCTTCTGTGACGAAATCTCAAG CATTTCTCTCCCGAACTGCTGTCATCTGCATGGTGTTGGGATTCGTCACTTTGTTTTCCATGATCTTGGTGGCCATCTACAAGTCAAAACAGCGAAGCATTGTAAAGAAACCCAGTAAAAATATACATG GCCCTCCAAAACTCGTTATTCTTCACATGGATATGGCTATTCGTACCTTTGATGATATTATGCGAATAACTGAGAATTTCAGTGAGAAGTATATCGTTGGATATGGAGCTTCAAGTACAGTTTATAAGTGTGTGTTGAAGAGCTCCCGGCCTATTGCGATAAAACGACTTTACAGTCAGTATCAGAATAATTCCCAAGAGTTCGAGACTGAGCTTGAAACTATCGGGAGTATCAGGCACAGGAACATTGTCAGCCTCCATGGCTACGCATTATCTCCTCATGGGAATCTCCTTTTCTACGACTTTATGGAGAATGGTTCATTGTGGGATCTTCTTCATG GTCCTTCTAAAAAGGTCAAGCTTGATTGGGATACACGCCTTAAAATAGCTGTGGGAGCTGCTCAAGGGCTTGCATATCTCCACCATGACTGCGACCCGCGAATCATCCACAGGGACATCAAGTCTTCAAACATCTTGCTGGATGAGAACTTTGAGGCTCACCTTTCTGATTTTGGGATTGCAAAGTGCATCCCCTCGGCAAAGACTCATGCCTCAACTTACGTTCTCGGAACGATTGGCTATATCGATCCTGAGTATGCTCGCACTTCAAGGTTGACTGAGAAATCAGATGTCTACAGCTTTGGCATTGTTCTTCTCGAGCTGTTAACTGGCAAGAAGGCGGTGGACAATGAATCCAATCTGCTGCAAATG ATACTTTCCAAGGCCGATGATAACACGATAATGGACGCTGTTGATCCTGAGGTCTCAGTCACTTGCATGGACATATCCCATGTGAAGAAGGTTTTCCAACTCGCCCTTCTGTGCACGAAGCGGCTCCCCtctgatcggccctcgatgcATGAAGTCGCTAGGGTGCTGGTTTCCCTGGTTCCACCTCCAGCTACTAAGAAGCCTACTCCGGTCCCACTCAAGCGCATCGACTATGCCCGGTTTGTGATAGACAACCAAggacagcagcagcagctaaCGACAAATCACCAAAACAACTCATCTGATGCTCAGTGGTTCCTACGATTCCGTGAAGTCGTCTCAAAGAATACCTTCTGA